From the Daphnia magna isolate NIES linkage group LG3, ASM2063170v1.1, whole genome shotgun sequence genome, one window contains:
- the LOC116918278 gene encoding NACHT and WD repeat domain-containing protein 2 isoform X2: MDDQTVDKIFAGSLGTLPPVSSKIVRIFTSSTFTDTSMERNTLMATVYPKLKEYCREKHGLEFQVVDMRWGVRDEATDDHMTTELCMKEIENCQRLSMGPNFVVFLGQKYGYRPIPTYILASELAQFREVLLTMGQEVILLDTWYKKDSNAVPPICILQPISSILVNFNNKRVPKLQQEDQAKWWDTLDRMQKLLRKAATTLYSQGQLDFDSMHNYLMSVTEREVINGLLKVRNTKNHVLAYVRYINNINLQNLRRAGLFIDIANRALDAEAVRLLANLRDERLPAKIEPSNLMRYTVEWIGRDGLGNDTHDEYLQNFISHFYRNIARLVDRAMRKEDSSPQGQIVTEILQHLHACNNSVKVFYGRENDLEKVRRYILGPSIQPLTLFGAGGCGKTSLLAKSASLIVTWLSEFLENGHGGSNPPPDTRRRGSNINGQGEGQANRKGGDTDRSESGKGDSQNDIGTTWKEEVVSCTDSGRTSPLQGTTPGTQSRRSSRTSATLSRQESEDLASSNSSRRQSSSGVFSPVSTVTDGQSSHRGSIALSTPIQEHIDPEPASPSVNKINKPIKPVLIMRYLGTTPDSSAITPMLISLCQQISYNYMVPFDAIPDDLVPLTAYFKQLLALATREQPLLVFLDSVDQIGGAQDANKMAWLPTRLPPHCKIVVSCVYEPENPEISKDCQTLRRMIDDEDNFIHVLALGEELASQVIRHWMRNSHRDLTNYQWRVVSNAIARCSLPIFVKLVFAEICRWKSYSRAQETHLASNVMDSIMMLFERIEIQHGRILVFHALAYITASKSGLSETELEDLLSLDDRVLDDVYQYHMPPVRRIPPLLWTRIRNDLPNYLSEREADGVSVLNWYHRQFKEAAKERYFKNQNLANYFHSSIAEYFMGTWGGGNPKPFKYTEIQRMRFNLAEKEGEADRKVPLQPLVFVGKDGKVSRYNLRKFGELPYHLVRARRLDDLFHNVLFHYQWLHAKLSSCPLQAVLSDFEDTCNNLEDREISRETVRLTTRELMLVADALRLGGAILTQYPDLLASQLIGRLLPEAGANLNVRRLLEQCDKEGINHCALMPTAHCLHTPGGPLKYSLEGHQFAVFGVCLTSDARFVVSVSNKFLIWDLSTSDLTRAVNPGIEGVFQGLILSPDDRFAAAWTNNSQTILLNLLTSEQIVINNPLQEDETVGGACLLDTHCVLYGQSQWVLLTMQGVAVEIHRERCKDPQFQLLAMDFESHGNYHVIFWTGDLDDKRLIMQTVNDGHRTSPLELHSAMVMNRKRDILYACADLNSSSVSVFKLNGDQPTGNNRKGRNCDVPAGLEPGQREWTKGNVLDGDDFLLQLSLSETENHVLGTTALGFCIWNAADFEKQTANAKRIDLKLPTGVRNISVSLLQSNSIILSKNDEFAVAGVRKNLYVWKIPSGQLVKVLDAHFGRILAIVPYTVGPWNSVITSSIDRSVKVWNLNNVFEQVHVIDRHELQIDSISLCQTTGVAVTVTRGCVGVWHILTGKLMDKLAYNALGAIVTHALITKDGRHILAAESGSIIIWEWPNRRAFFKVEQPSIKQIMLMDEDTRFLTASRLGPPNEGKAVVVVRDCPNGVALYEVEVPVRTFRPAIITNDGLMLVMLGHEKNRDYIYVFQSQTGVLMHKFIPRYQGAKKDQAGQLIPVPGKATQVALMDQDKGVVFDVRTKKHIRTIRRWSGQVTKDGRLGLYAPSRGGLELIELRSSSTVSQLISRSAEGVFTNVTSFNATDQYVLYYHSGHKTLRVFRVLDGQMLANYRLAAELTAIETTTDGRCVVIGTLDGCLSVLAIADPTVPGSFQFLASLPSRTRQTRIPSAISGESSDRHDGQDANKRARKNEKEGGSHITLKAAATVAASWAKATQTNKTGTVQSVTSKACVLS; this comes from the exons ATGGATGATCAAACGGTTGACAAAATCTTCGCTGGTTCTCTGGGCACCCTGCCCCCAGTCAGTTCTAAAATTGTTCGTATCTTCACAAGTTCGACCTTCACAG ACACTTCAATGGAACGAAACACACTGATGGCCACAGTCTATCCCAAATTAAAAGAGTACTGCAGAGAAAAACATGGATTGGAATTTCAA GTCGTCGACATGCGTTGGGGTGTTCGTGATGAAGCTACCGACGATCACATGACCACTGAGCTGTGCATGAAAGAGATTGAAAATTGTCAACGCTTATCTATGGGACCCAATTTTGTG GTATTTCTCGGTCAAAAATATGGCTACCGTCCTATACCTACATACATCTTAGCTTCGGAATTGGCCCAGTTTCGCGAGGTTCTCCTAACCATGGGCCAGGAAGTCATATTACTGGACACGTGGTACAAAAAAGATTCAAATGCTGTGCCGCCCATTTGCATTCTTCAACCGATTTCCTCCATTCTCGTTAATTTTAACAACAAA aGAGTACCAAAGTTACAACAAGAAGATCAAGCCAAATGGTGGGATACTCTTGATCGAATGCAAAAATTATTACGTAAAGCTGCCACTACACTATACAGTCAAGGACAACTCGATTTCGATTCGATGCATAATTATTTAATGTCAG TCACGGAAAGAGAGGTCATTAATGGATTGTTGAAAGTGCGCAATACTAAGAATCACGTCTTGGCTTACGTTCGCTacataaacaacataaatcTGCAAAATTTAAGAAGAGCAGGTCTATTTATTGACATTGCTAACAGAGCCCTCGATGCAGAAGCCGTTCGATTGCTAGCCAATCTTCGAGACGAAAGGTTACCGGCCAAAATCGAACCATCCAATCTAATGAG ATATACTGTTGAATGGATCGGCCGTGATGGCTTGGGAAATGATACCCATGACGAATATTTGCAAAATTTCATTTCCCACTTTTACCGAAATATTGCCCGATTGGTTGACAGGGCTATGCGGAAAGAAGATTCTAGTCCTCAAGGCCAGATTGTCACGGAGATTCTCCAACATCTTCACGCGTGCAACAATTCCGTGAAAGTGTTTTACGGACGTGAGAATGATTTGGAAAAAGTTCGCCGTTACATCTTGGGTCCTTCCATTCAGCCTCTGACTCTTTTTGGAGCCGGAGGTTGTGGCAAAACATCATTACTGGCCAAATCGGCTAGTCTGATTGTCACCTGGTTGAGCGAATTCCTTGAAA ATGGACATGGTGgatctaacccacctcctgaTACTCGTCGACGTGGAAGTAACATTAACGGACAAGGGGAAGGCCAGGCTAATAGAAAAGGAGGAGATACAGATCGTAGCGAGAGCGGTAAAGGTGATAGTCAGAACGATATTGGTACCACCTGGAAGGAAGAAGTGGTGTCTTGTACGGATTCCGGAAGAACGAGTCCATTACAAGGTACAACTCCTGGAACACAAAGCCGGAGGAGTAGCCGAACGAGTGCAACGTTATCACGACAAGAATCAGAAGATTTAGCCAGTAGCAATAGCAGCCGCCGTCAAAGTTCCAGTGGCGTCTTTAGTCCAGTGTCGACCGTAACTGACG GTCAAAGTAGTCACAGAGGTTCCATCGCTCTTAGTACTCCTATACAAGAACATATAGATCCAGAGCCAGCAAGTCCATCAGTTAACAAAATTAATAAGCCAATTAAACCCGTTTTGATCATGCGCTACCTTGGAACAACACCTGATTCCAGTGCTATCACGCCCATGTTGATTTCCCTTTGTCAGCAA ATTTCATATAACTACATGGTTCCTTTTGATGCCATTCCGGATGATTTGGTGCCATTAACGGCGTATTTTAAACAACTGTTGGCCTTGGCTACTAGGGAACAGCCTCTCCTAGTTTTCCTGGACTCTGTCGATCAAATCG GTGGGGCTCAAGATGCAAATAAGATGGCTTGGCTACCTACCCGTTTACCACCCCATTGTAAGATCGTAGTGTCTTGCGTCTACGAGCCTGAAAATCCCGAAATTTCTAAGGATTGTCAAACACTACGCCGGATGATCGATGACGAAGACAATTTCATTCACGTATTGGCCCTGGGCGAAGAACTAGCATCGCAAGTTATACG ACATTGGATGCGCAACAGTCATCGTGATTTGACAAATTATCAATGGCGTGTCGTATCGAACGCTATTGCCCGTTGTTCTTTGCCGATTTTTGTTAAATTGGTTTTTGCAGAGATATGCAGATGGAAATCGTATTCACGTGCGCAGGAAACACACCTGGCCTCTAATGTTATGGACAGCATTATGATGCTGTTTGAACGAATCGAAATTCAA CATGGACGGATTCTTGTGTTCCATGCGTTAGCCTATATTACAGCATCAAAGAGTGGACTTTCAGAAACGGAATTAGAAGATTTACTTTCACTGGATGATCGTGTTCTTGACGACGTATACCAGTATCACATGCCACCTGTGCGAAGGATTCCACCTTTGCTGTGGACGCGCATCCGTAACGATCTGCCCAATTATCTATCAGAACGAGAGGCTGATGGGGTCTCAGTGCTCAATTGGTACCACAG ACAATTCAAAGAGGCAGCAAAGGAAcgttattttaaaaaccagAACTTGgcaaattattttcattcttctATTGCCGAATATTTTATGGGCACCTGGGGTGGCGGCAATCCTAAGCCCTTCAAATATACCGAAATTCAACGAATGCG ATTTAATTTAGCGGAAAAAGAAGGCGAAGCTGATCGTAAAGTGCCCCTTCAACCGCTGGTGTTTGTCGGTAAGGACGGCAAAGTGTCTCGCTACAATCTACGCAAG TTTGGAGAGCTACCGTATCATTTAGTTCGTGCCAGACGACTAGACGATCTTTTCCATAATGTCTTGTTTCATTACCAGTGGCTCCATGCCAAATTATCGTCCTGTCCACTGCAGGCCGTCCTGTCCGATTTTGAAGATACATGCAACAATCTGGAGGACCGTGAAATATCCAG AGAGACTGTCCGCCTAACCACGAG GGAATTGATGCTTGTAGCCGATGCTCTGCGTCTTGGAGGAGCCATTTTAACGCAATACCCTGACCTG CTGGCCTCGCAACTCATTGGGCGTTTGCTGCCTGAAGCTGGAGCCAATTTGAATGTCCGTCGGCTTCTGGAACAGTGCGATAAAGAAGGAATCAATCATTGCGCCCTGATGCCCACAGCACACTGCCTTCACACACCTGGAGGTCCTTTAAAG TATTCATTGGAAGGACATCAATTTGCCGTGTTTGGTGTGTGCCTGACATCAGATGCTCGCTTCGTTGTTTCCGTCTCCAACAAATTTCTCATTTGGGATTTATCGACTTCAGATTTAACGAGGGCTGTTAATCCAGGCATCGAAGGTGTGTTCCAG GGTCTGATACTCAGTCCAGACGATCGCTTTGCTGCTGCCTGGACAAACAACAGTCAG ACCATCTTACTGAACTTGTTAACCAGCGAGCAGATCGTGATCAACAATCCACTTCAAGAAGATGAGACTGTTGGAGGCGCTTGTTTGCTCGATACTCATTGCGTTTTGTACGGTCAAAGTCAGTGGGTATTGCTGACCATGCAAGGCGTGGCTGTGGAGATCCACCGTGAGAGATGCAAAGATCCGCAGTTCCAGTTACTCGCAATGGATTTTGAATCGCATGGAAATTATCACGTCATCTTTTGGACGGGTGATTTGGATGATAAGCGTTTGATAATGCAAACTGTGAACGATGGTCATCGGACGAGCCCTCTTGAACTTCACAGTGCTATGGTAATGAACCGGAAGCGGGATATCCTTTACGCCTGTGCCGATCTAAATAGTTCCAGCGTTTCCGTCTTTAAACTGAACG GGGACCAACCAACCGGAAATAATAGGAAAGGTCGTAACTGCGATGTTCCAGCCGGATTGGAACCGGGCCAACGCGAATGGACCAAGGGCAACGTCCTCGATGGCGATGACTTTCTTCTACAGTTGAGTCTAAGTGAAACTGAGAATCATGTGCTGGGTACAACGGCGTTAGGTTTCTGCATATGGAACGCtgctgattttgaaaaacagacAGCGAACGCAAAAAGAATAGACTTAAAACTGCCCACTGGAGTCCGCAATATTTCCGTCAGCCTATTACAGTCCAACAGCATCATCCTCAGCAAGAACGACGAATTCGCCGTGGCCGGTGTTAG GAAAAATCTCTACGTTTGGAAAATTCCTAGCGGTCAACTAGTCAAAGTTTTAGATGCTCATTTTGGCAGAATCCTGGCCATAGTTCCCTACACAGTGGGACCATGGAATTCG GTCATTACGTCTTCAATCGACCGAAGTGTCAAAGTCTGGAATTTGAACAACGTCTTTGAACAGGTCCACGTCATCGACCGTCACGAACTGCAAATTGATTCCATTAG CTTGTGCCAAACAACTGGGGTGGCCGTGACGGTGACCCGTGGCTGCGTTGGTGTGTGGCACATTTTAACAGGCAAACTGATGGACAAATTAGCGTACAACGCCCTGGGGGCTATCGTCACTCACGCGTTAATCACGAAGGATGGCAG ACATATTCTCGCTGCCGAGTCTGGTAGCATCATAATTTGGGAATGGCCCAATCGACGCGCATTCTTCAAAGTTGAACAGCCCTCCATCAAACAAATTATGCTAATGGATGAGGATACGAGATTCTTGACCGCGTCTCGTTTAGGACCACCTAACGAAGGAAAAGCTGTTGTAGTCGTCAG AGATTGTCCCAATGGCGTGGCTTTGTACGAAGTGGAAGTTCCTGTGCGCACATTCCGTCCAGCGATTATTACCAACGATGGTCTTATGCTGGTCATGCTGGGACACGAAAAAAATCGAGATTATATCTACGTCTTCCAGTCCCAAACGGGCGTTTTAATGCACAAATTTATCCCACGCTATCAAGGCGCAAAGAAAGATCAAGCGGGTCAGCTGATACCCGTGCCGGGCAAAGCCACTCAAGTGGCTTTGATGGATCAAGACAAAG GGGTCGTATTCGACGTTCgtaccaagaaacatatccgCACTATCCGTCGATGGAGTGGCCAAGTTACCAAAGACGGACGTTTAGGGCTTTACGCTCCTTCGCGAGGCGGACTGGAATTG ATTGAATTGCGGTCGAGTTCGACTGTTTCGCAATTGATTTCTCGTTCGGCGGAAGGTGTATTCACCAATGTGACAAGCTTTAACGCCACAGATCAATACGTTCTCTATTACCATAGTGGACATAAGACCCTACGCGTTTTCAGAGTCCTCGATGGTCAAATGCTGGCCAATTATCGATTGGCAGCTGAGCTAACGGCTATTGAAACAACAACGGATGGCCGTTGTGTCGTGATCGGCACGTTGGATGGTTGTCTGTCCGTCCTCGCCATCGCAGATCCAACGGTACCTGGATCGTTCCAGTTCCTTGCGTCGTTGCCTTCGCGTACCAGACAAACGCGTATTCCATCAGCTATTAGTGGTGAATCGAGTGATCGTCACGACGGACAAGATGCTAATAAGAGAGcgaggaaaaatgaaaaagaaggaggTTCGCATATAACCCTTAAAGCGGCCGCAACGGTAGCGGCTTCCTGGGCCAAAGCAActcaaacaaataaaacaggTACTGTCCAGAGCGTGACGTCCAAGGCTTGCGTCCTTTCTTAA